One window of Phycisphaeraceae bacterium genomic DNA carries:
- a CDS encoding integrase core domain-containing protein, protein MPNLFRRLLDVLAGSTQADLRRQIQYLKAENEVLRSKINGPVRVTPGERSRLVRLAKPLGSAIKAMVSIVSPQTFLRWIRDAGNRRPRKKTGRKPGRPKSPEQIRRLVLRLARETGWGYTRILGELKKLGVKVSRSTVVNILKDAGLPTGPERGEATWDQFIKSHAKTLWACDFLRHRIVTKWGFRDAYTLVFVNVATRRAVATASTEHPDAEWVAAQVPLLKAAAGDGATECRVLTRDSDTKFGRPFDDALRAHNITPVRLPYRAPNLNAHVERFIQTVQDECLDRFIVLGTRHLDHLIAEFLEHYIRERPHSSIKFRTPVGRPPPLRLADHPGAVRCRTRLGGVLKHYYRLAG, encoded by the coding sequence ATGCCAAATCTCTTCCGCCGCCTGCTTGATGTCCTGGCCGGGTCCACCCAGGCTGACCTTCGCCGCCAGATCCAGTACTTGAAAGCCGAGAACGAGGTCCTCCGCTCGAAGATCAACGGGCCGGTCCGGGTCACGCCCGGGGAGCGGTCCCGGCTGGTCCGCCTGGCCAAGCCCCTCGGGTCGGCCATCAAGGCGATGGTTTCGATCGTCAGTCCACAGACCTTCCTGCGGTGGATCCGGGATGCCGGCAATCGCCGGCCGAGGAAGAAAACCGGGCGGAAGCCGGGACGGCCAAAGTCGCCCGAGCAGATCCGGCGTCTGGTCCTGAGACTCGCGAGGGAGACCGGCTGGGGATACACCCGCATCCTCGGCGAGCTCAAGAAACTGGGCGTCAAGGTCTCCCGCAGCACCGTCGTGAACATTTTAAAGGATGCGGGGCTGCCAACCGGCCCGGAGCGCGGCGAGGCGACCTGGGACCAGTTCATCAAGTCCCACGCCAAGACCCTGTGGGCGTGCGACTTCCTGCGGCACCGGATCGTCACGAAATGGGGCTTCCGCGATGCGTACACGCTCGTCTTCGTGAACGTCGCCACGCGCCGGGCCGTCGCCACGGCAAGCACGGAGCACCCTGATGCCGAGTGGGTCGCGGCGCAGGTCCCGCTGTTGAAGGCCGCGGCCGGCGACGGCGCAACCGAGTGCCGCGTGCTCACCCGGGACAGCGATACTAAGTTCGGACGACCGTTCGACGATGCGCTGCGAGCCCACAACATCACGCCGGTGCGCCTGCCGTATCGCGCTCCGAACCTCAACGCCCACGTCGAGCGGTTCATTCAGACCGTGCAGGACGAGTGCCTCGACCGGTTCATCGTGCTGGGCACGCGACACCTCGATCACCTGATTGCCGAGTTCCTTGAGCACTACATCCGGGAGCGCCCGCACTCGTCGATCAAGTTCCGCACGCCGGTGGGCAGGCCTCCCCCGCTGCGATTGGCCGATCACCCGGGGGCAGTCCGGTGCCGAACCCGGCTCGGTGGCGTGCTGAAGCACTACTACCGATTGGCAGGATGA
- a CDS encoding DUF4268 domain-containing protein has product MPEPGIGKLERVPLREVWKHEALDFTKWLEGNIDVLGELLDLVLTNVDREQDAGDFSVDLVAEDSLGEAVIIENQLGKSDHDHLGKLLTYLAALEAKTAIWIVGEPRPEHVKAAGWLNECGLARFYLVKLEAVRIGGSSQAPLLTLITGPSEGTTEAGEKKKELAGRHDSRYRFWTGLLERAKQRTKLHANISPGTSGWVGASGGRSGLAFNYVILKKGARVELYIDVDTDSGEGNKKLFRRLEEQKAAIEADFGGAMEWDPLEGARACRISAAVDVAGWKDETNWPAAQDAMIDTMIRFEKALRPRLDSL; this is encoded by the coding sequence ATGCCAGAGCCGGGTATCGGCAAACTCGAGCGCGTCCCTCTCCGCGAAGTCTGGAAGCATGAAGCCCTGGACTTCACAAAGTGGCTTGAGGGCAACATCGACGTGCTCGGCGAACTCCTCGACCTGGTCCTGACGAACGTCGATCGCGAGCAGGACGCTGGAGATTTCAGCGTCGACCTCGTCGCCGAGGACTCCCTTGGTGAGGCCGTCATCATCGAGAACCAGCTCGGCAAGAGCGACCACGACCATCTCGGAAAGCTGCTGACCTACCTCGCCGCGCTTGAGGCCAAGACCGCCATCTGGATAGTCGGCGAGCCACGTCCGGAGCATGTCAAGGCGGCCGGATGGCTCAATGAATGCGGTCTTGCACGGTTTTACCTCGTCAAACTGGAGGCGGTCCGAATCGGCGGATCGTCTCAGGCACCGCTCCTCACGCTGATCACCGGACCGAGCGAGGGGACGACCGAAGCCGGGGAGAAGAAGAAGGAGCTCGCTGGGCGGCATGATTCCCGTTATCGCTTTTGGACGGGATTACTTGAGCGAGCGAAGCAGCGCACGAAGCTCCACGCCAACATCTCGCCCGGCACCTCCGGCTGGGTGGGAGCATCCGGCGGCCGCAGTGGGCTCGCCTTCAACTACGTCATTCTGAAGAAGGGCGCTCGTGTCGAGTTGTACATCGATGTGGATACCGACTCCGGGGAGGGCAACAAGAAGTTGTTCCGCAGGCTGGAAGAGCAGAAGGCAGCCATCGAGGCGGACTTCGGCGGCGCGATGGAGTGGGATCCGCTCGAGGGTGCACGTGCCTGCCGGATCTCTGCGGCCGTCGACGTCGCCGGTTGGAAGGACGAGACCAACTGGCCCGCCGCGCAGGACGCCATGATCGACACCATGATTCGGTTCGAGAAAGCACTACGCCCCCGGCTAGACAGTTTGTGA
- a CDS encoding ISL3 family transposase yields MESNQLYQQILDLRAPWRVSEVKLDLEGGRVDVMVEHLADTPRCCPECGKACPGYDHSRRSWRHLDTCQMQTILTADVPRVKCPEHGVLQVSVPWAQPRGRFTALFEALVIHWLEQASIKAVAVRLGLSWDEVDGIMTRAVERGLSRREHRAPTRLGVDETSFQRRHEYVTVVSDQERGVVVHVADDRGKQTLEDYLLSLSQEERGAIEVMAMDMWEPYIRAAEEHVPEAAEKIAYDKFHVARHLGDAVDKVRRREHRELMVQGDQRLKGTKHQWLRHPKHQDDARDRGRFAALRTSTLRTARAWSLKEAAMEAWEHTDEINVRAMWKWWLGWASRCRLEPMKKVGRMIKEHLQGIVTAILKNATNAGAESINARIQKIKRMACGFRNRARFRNAIYFHLGGLNLLPSAVTHSNV; encoded by the coding sequence ATGGAAAGCAACCAGCTGTATCAGCAGATCCTGGATTTGCGAGCGCCGTGGCGGGTGAGCGAAGTCAAGCTGGACCTCGAGGGCGGACGCGTGGACGTGATGGTCGAGCACCTTGCGGACACGCCGCGATGCTGCCCCGAGTGCGGCAAGGCCTGCCCCGGCTACGACCACTCGCGGCGAAGCTGGCGGCACCTGGACACGTGCCAGATGCAGACGATTCTGACGGCGGATGTGCCGCGGGTGAAGTGTCCCGAGCATGGAGTGCTTCAGGTGAGCGTGCCCTGGGCCCAGCCCAGGGGGCGGTTCACGGCGCTGTTCGAGGCGCTGGTGATCCACTGGCTCGAGCAAGCCTCGATCAAGGCGGTGGCGGTGCGTCTGGGGCTGAGCTGGGACGAGGTGGACGGGATCATGACGCGGGCGGTGGAGCGTGGCTTGTCGCGGCGTGAGCACCGGGCGCCCACTCGGCTGGGCGTGGACGAGACCAGCTTCCAGCGCCGGCACGAGTACGTGACGGTGGTGAGCGACCAGGAGCGGGGCGTGGTGGTGCACGTGGCCGACGATCGCGGCAAGCAGACGCTGGAGGACTATCTGCTGTCGCTGAGCCAGGAGGAGCGCGGAGCGATCGAGGTGATGGCGATGGACATGTGGGAGCCGTACATCCGCGCGGCAGAGGAGCACGTGCCTGAGGCGGCGGAGAAGATCGCCTACGACAAGTTCCATGTGGCCCGGCATCTGGGGGACGCGGTGGACAAGGTGCGGCGGCGCGAGCACCGCGAGCTGATGGTGCAAGGGGACCAAAGGCTCAAGGGCACCAAGCACCAGTGGCTGCGCCATCCCAAGCACCAGGACGACGCCCGGGACCGGGGCCGGTTCGCGGCCCTGCGCACCAGCACGCTCCGGACGGCGCGAGCCTGGTCGCTCAAGGAAGCGGCGATGGAGGCCTGGGAGCACACGGACGAGATCAACGTGCGGGCGATGTGGAAGTGGTGGCTGGGCTGGGCAAGCCGCTGCCGGCTGGAGCCGATGAAGAAGGTGGGGCGGATGATCAAGGAGCACCTCCAGGGAATCGTGACCGCGATCCTCAAGAACGCGACCAACGCCGGGGCCGAGTCGATCAACGCACGAATCCAGAAGATCAAGCGCATGGCCTGCGGCTTCCGAAATCGCGCCCGCTTCCGCAACGCCATCTACTTCCACCTCGGAGGGCTCAACCTCCTCCCCTCCGCAGTTACCCACTCAAATGTCTGA
- a CDS encoding ATP-binding protein, whose amino-acid sequence MTRIVSALTKPTPDHLTIVGPKRFGKTMVLRATVAVLSDPKKGYVGAGYWDLRHDRPESDAAFRSKLAAHLKQALVANRPDFAALLDPNDPAGLGLQMVVDELAKTKERVLLVLDGFDHAPIGDGLTVNLLGQLRQLADGSALRFVTGSRAKLREVCRTVAAQESDFWNVFNPNPIEIGRFDDGDWDDLLRPCVEAGLTVEGPAKAELKNWTNGVPLLTLALLGELYAASATRGSITKEMVDNTAAEALASHATILDDLWDGCSSELRDDLRAASHSDGCPSSQIPQVRRRDLLSRGFIVETSGRVRLGCRVWQSFIEQQAKSVEEVDRLFGSSDF is encoded by the coding sequence ATGACACGCATCGTCAGCGCCCTCACGAAGCCCACGCCTGATCATCTCACAATCGTCGGTCCGAAGCGCTTTGGAAAAACGATGGTCCTGCGAGCGACAGTGGCAGTGCTCTCCGATCCAAAGAAGGGTTACGTGGGCGCAGGCTACTGGGATCTTCGCCATGATCGCCCCGAATCTGACGCCGCGTTCCGTAGCAAGCTCGCCGCTCATCTGAAACAAGCGCTGGTGGCGAATCGACCAGACTTTGCTGCGCTGTTGGACCCCAACGACCCCGCCGGCTTAGGCCTGCAGATGGTGGTTGATGAGCTCGCGAAGACCAAAGAGCGAGTGCTCTTGGTCCTTGATGGATTCGACCATGCACCGATTGGGGATGGACTGACTGTGAATTTACTCGGCCAACTCCGACAGTTGGCCGATGGATCTGCCCTCAGATTCGTAACGGGGAGTCGCGCCAAGCTCCGGGAGGTTTGTCGCACCGTCGCGGCACAGGAGTCCGATTTCTGGAACGTCTTCAACCCGAATCCCATCGAGATTGGCAGATTCGACGATGGCGATTGGGACGATCTGCTCCGACCGTGTGTTGAAGCTGGGCTTACCGTCGAGGGGCCGGCGAAGGCAGAGCTTAAGAACTGGACAAATGGCGTTCCGTTGCTGACCCTCGCCCTCCTCGGCGAGCTGTACGCAGCCTCCGCGACGCGAGGCTCAATCACAAAGGAGATGGTGGACAACACGGCGGCCGAGGCACTGGCGTCCCATGCCACGATTCTTGATGATTTGTGGGATGGCTGCAGTTCAGAGCTTCGAGACGACCTGCGAGCTGCGTCGCATTCTGACGGATGTCCAAGTTCTCAGATTCCGCAGGTGCGACGCCGAGACCTCTTGTCACGGGGCTTTATCGTGGAGACATCTGGGCGCGTGCGACTTGGGTGCCGTGTCTGGCAGTCGTTCATTGAACAACAAGCCAAGTCCGTTGAAGAGGTGGATCGACTTTTTGGATCTTCCGACTTTTGA
- a CDS encoding N-6 DNA methylase, whose product MESRGWTVSEASMEELRRQGRWIKGIEFSPEEVGLLALLLYLRWLDHDEAEREAIASFDDAPFERRMPRFLRWEAWRHFRGERLWEFVQRTVPDGASSGLGRLPRRLDTLFAGTFFAAKGSSPAILDRFVDWVGELDFSTRTGNDRASAILELAIDRCTKRREFGQYSTPRRIVDLIVEFADPKAGERIYDPCFGMGGLLVACGRRILQSTKRIRVPEWERVRSDSLFGVEINPLAFLIGATRVALAGIPEAGLELGDALERPTGKSAGAGFDCIVSVPPWGRRSDVLPERTGLPVPSGDLANQFLQHIMASMRPGGRAVVALPEGVLFRSGPDRQVRKRLLTEFDVEGVIGLPEGAFAPLTSIRTSLLLFRRAPSRKTVRFLSVPASRPEVIGEFAALKNEEMVAQFRSGSGADTWDRTVEDLVRHDCELVARRSGDEELTTFLDSVRRELPASRIVSLREVADVRAGVSYQRDRVTDVPGGDPAASRGLIRVADLVEGRIRPPTMFMDLAVTGELDERAVLKPGDIVASISGSVGKIAAVDVHSQGFVASKSIAVIRPHSTIGVGFLAALLASEPYQAWMKGHARGVSIQHLSPRLLAELPIPMVPPAVQQQMAASSRRSLAELVSVVRRPSAVDQQLEQLWEEVRSIDRSSSDPLPVLRRWSELLRHWRNQTVHGERPADQPVREWLLRTSDALRPLADTDRLKSGTSWVALLQAVRSSLDTRDDHLTKWLASTSFQWREIDDRLRSRVREALAAMYGEVRLEFKLQPNPYVVGSPDGVWLLVQNRSSLPVRELEIETSPQAGEVMLPLLAEQAEQAVPLEFALPLVPGPLPLHITWRATALDGKVHEGRTSLVLDVQPNSADTQPRDIGTNPYIVGPIVDRDEMFFGRGPLVDRVRRQVNSPNRQTVILLEGNRRSGKSSVLRRLQSPEMLSDWLVVPCQFQGGEGDPTKPGLPTREVFRLVARDIGLAAMKSGVEIWPQGVAAREPGTSFDLAFKRALDRVIGSDQPFQDFEQYVKQVLVAMKPKRLLLLLDEFDKLQEGIDSGVTSPQVPENLRYLLQSHPEISAVFSYSRLMGRLRRHYWSILFGMGIPMPVGALDPADAARLVEEPVKGRVRFTAGARDMVVSECACQPFLIQSVCSELFDSLAAEGGRLVDEKLARRVLDQVAERSEHFSTLWDAAGTERRRLLIALCESLAQGPDPVTLELLEAKLAEQRIPLPKSDSLGEDLDVLRQLEVVSLNRTTQGSVYRLLVPLMAAWVRNNVDVADQMRRASREAVEKLQ is encoded by the coding sequence ATGGAAAGCCGCGGATGGACAGTTTCTGAAGCCTCGATGGAGGAACTCCGCCGACAAGGTCGGTGGATCAAGGGCATCGAGTTCTCCCCTGAGGAGGTCGGCCTGCTCGCGCTCCTGCTGTATCTCCGCTGGCTCGACCACGACGAAGCCGAGCGTGAGGCAATTGCCTCGTTTGACGATGCGCCGTTTGAGCGCAGGATGCCCCGGTTCCTGAGATGGGAGGCATGGCGTCATTTCAGAGGCGAGAGGCTCTGGGAGTTCGTGCAGCGCACCGTCCCCGATGGCGCATCGAGCGGCTTGGGTCGACTTCCCCGGCGCTTGGACACGCTCTTCGCGGGCACGTTCTTCGCCGCGAAAGGTTCGTCGCCGGCGATTTTGGATCGATTCGTCGACTGGGTCGGGGAACTGGACTTCAGCACCAGGACGGGTAATGACCGCGCCTCAGCGATCTTGGAGCTCGCGATTGACCGCTGCACTAAGCGGCGGGAGTTTGGGCAGTATTCGACGCCGCGGCGGATCGTCGATCTGATCGTTGAGTTCGCGGACCCCAAAGCCGGGGAGCGCATTTACGACCCATGCTTCGGGATGGGCGGACTGCTGGTGGCATGTGGCCGGCGCATTTTGCAGTCCACCAAACGGATACGCGTGCCGGAGTGGGAACGCGTGCGATCCGACAGCCTGTTCGGCGTCGAGATTAATCCTCTGGCGTTCCTCATCGGTGCCACGCGCGTCGCGCTTGCCGGCATCCCCGAGGCCGGTCTTGAACTCGGTGACGCGCTCGAACGGCCGACCGGCAAGTCGGCCGGCGCTGGCTTCGATTGCATCGTTTCAGTGCCCCCGTGGGGACGCCGTTCCGACGTGCTGCCGGAGCGGACCGGGCTCCCGGTGCCATCTGGCGACCTGGCCAATCAGTTCCTGCAGCACATCATGGCTTCGATGAGGCCCGGCGGCCGCGCTGTTGTCGCGCTGCCAGAGGGCGTTTTGTTCCGATCAGGGCCAGACCGCCAGGTGCGCAAGCGCCTGCTCACGGAGTTCGACGTCGAGGGGGTCATCGGCCTCCCCGAAGGCGCATTTGCCCCACTGACCAGCATCCGCACGAGCCTGCTGCTGTTTCGTCGAGCGCCGAGCCGCAAGACGGTGCGATTCCTGTCGGTCCCTGCTTCGCGTCCCGAAGTGATCGGCGAGTTCGCCGCCCTGAAGAACGAGGAGATGGTGGCGCAGTTCCGGAGCGGGTCTGGAGCCGACACCTGGGACCGGACTGTCGAAGACCTCGTCCGCCACGATTGCGAACTGGTGGCCCGCCGATCCGGCGACGAGGAGTTGACCACATTCCTCGATTCTGTGAGGCGGGAGCTTCCCGCATCTCGAATTGTCTCCCTCCGCGAAGTCGCCGATGTTCGCGCCGGTGTGTCATATCAGCGTGACCGGGTGACCGACGTGCCTGGGGGCGATCCAGCGGCGAGCCGGGGTCTCATTCGCGTTGCGGACCTCGTCGAGGGTCGCATCCGACCGCCGACCATGTTTATGGACTTGGCCGTCACAGGCGAGCTGGACGAACGCGCCGTGCTCAAGCCGGGCGACATCGTCGCTTCGATCTCAGGCTCGGTCGGCAAGATCGCGGCCGTCGACGTGCACTCGCAGGGATTCGTGGCATCGAAGAGCATTGCGGTTATCCGCCCACACAGCACCATCGGTGTCGGTTTCCTTGCTGCCCTGCTGGCGTCGGAGCCTTACCAGGCATGGATGAAAGGGCATGCTCGTGGTGTTTCCATTCAGCACCTTTCGCCTCGACTACTCGCGGAACTTCCGATTCCGATGGTTCCGCCGGCGGTGCAGCAGCAAATGGCCGCATCGTCGCGGCGGTCCTTGGCGGAGCTCGTTTCTGTCGTCCGCAGGCCTTCGGCCGTAGACCAGCAGCTTGAGCAGTTGTGGGAGGAAGTTCGATCGATCGATCGGTCCTCGTCCGACCCGCTTCCAGTGTTGCGTCGCTGGTCTGAACTCCTTAGGCACTGGAGAAACCAGACGGTTCACGGAGAGCGGCCTGCGGACCAGCCCGTTCGAGAGTGGCTGCTTCGCACATCGGACGCACTGCGCCCGCTGGCTGACACCGACCGGCTGAAGTCTGGCACGTCGTGGGTCGCCCTGCTCCAAGCTGTGCGATCGAGCCTCGATACCCGCGATGACCACCTGACCAAGTGGCTCGCGAGCACGTCGTTCCAGTGGAGGGAGATTGACGATCGGCTGCGCTCCCGTGTGAGGGAGGCGCTTGCCGCCATGTACGGCGAGGTGCGGCTTGAGTTCAAGCTGCAGCCCAATCCATATGTGGTTGGTTCCCCGGACGGAGTGTGGCTGCTCGTACAGAACCGCTCATCGCTGCCCGTGCGAGAGCTGGAGATCGAGACCAGTCCGCAGGCGGGAGAAGTCATGCTTCCCCTGCTCGCGGAGCAGGCCGAACAGGCGGTACCGCTCGAGTTCGCACTGCCGCTCGTTCCGGGGCCGTTGCCGTTGCACATCACATGGCGGGCCACAGCATTGGATGGCAAGGTGCATGAAGGCAGAACCTCTCTCGTTCTGGACGTGCAGCCGAACTCGGCCGACACCCAACCGCGTGACATCGGCACCAACCCCTACATCGTCGGCCCGATCGTTGACCGCGATGAAATGTTCTTCGGGCGTGGTCCACTGGTTGACCGAGTGCGCCGCCAGGTGAACTCGCCGAATCGCCAGACGGTCATCCTCTTGGAGGGCAATCGCCGGAGCGGCAAATCGTCTGTTCTGCGCCGGCTTCAGTCACCGGAGATGCTGTCAGATTGGCTCGTGGTTCCTTGCCAGTTTCAGGGGGGCGAGGGTGACCCGACCAAACCAGGTCTGCCCACTAGAGAAGTGTTTCGCCTCGTTGCAAGGGACATTGGCCTCGCGGCCATGAAGAGCGGCGTAGAAATCTGGCCTCAAGGCGTCGCTGCTCGTGAACCCGGAACCTCGTTTGATCTCGCCTTCAAGCGAGCGCTCGATCGTGTGATTGGTAGCGACCAGCCGTTCCAGGATTTCGAGCAGTACGTCAAGCAGGTGCTCGTCGCGATGAAGCCGAAGCGACTGTTGCTCTTGCTCGATGAGTTCGACAAGCTGCAGGAGGGTATCGACAGCGGTGTCACAAGCCCCCAAGTACCGGAGAATCTCCGATACCTGCTGCAGTCCCACCCCGAAATCTCGGCGGTGTTCAGTTATTCGCGGCTCATGGGCCGGCTACGGCGGCACTACTGGTCGATTCTCTTCGGCATGGGCATCCCGATGCCGGTGGGCGCATTGGATCCTGCCGATGCTGCACGACTGGTTGAGGAGCCCGTGAAGGGGCGCGTGCGCTTCACAGCGGGTGCCCGGGACATGGTGGTTTCGGAGTGCGCATGTCAGCCATTCCTTATACAGAGTGTGTGCAGTGAGCTGTTTGATAGCCTTGCGGCAGAAGGCGGCCGACTCGTTGACGAGAAGTTGGCACGCAGGGTATTGGACCAGGTCGCAGAGCGGAGCGAGCATTTTTCCACCCTTTGGGACGCGGCCGGCACGGAGCGCCGTCGCCTGTTGATCGCGCTGTGCGAGAGCCTCGCACAAGGACCGGACCCCGTCACATTGGAACTGCTGGAGGCCAAGCTTGCCGAGCAACGCATTCCCTTGCCCAAGAGTGACAGCCTCGGCGAGGATCTGGATGTCCTCCGGCAGCTAGAGGTTGTGTCGCTAAATCGGACAACGCAGGGCTCGGTGTATCGCCTGCTCGTACCCTTGATGGCTGCTTGGGTCCGAAACAACGTGGACGTTGCTGACCAGATGCGGCGTGCCTCTCGGGAGGCTGTGGAGAAGCTTCAGTGA
- a CDS encoding AAA family ATPase codes for MKIARIHIENFRSIKSLDFDPGSYCVLIGENNCGKSNILRALNLALGETWPSERSFTEEDFHGQDTVNDIVIQVYFDTVVEEWRNNFKMEIRGIELRCKAYKRAVKGKPAGSLKVDYVCIGADGKVVSCPAEPLQKGQQFKGQWLPQRVSGDLRESIPFIYVDVLREYDRQNPSSRWSVLRRLFNEVNAEFNSDKTAVKVRQPDGSEVKMTRREAFEQTVQGAYKYLRTERFEEIESRLAANAMEQMGLAEGDNKVGLRFGSHDSTNAFKSLDLYVDQLGISSPAGEVGAGLQSAIVVAIFRTYEELKKTGAIIAIEEPEVFLHPQKARYFAGVLRTLTEKGNQVFLTTHSPVFVQIHTPESVALVRRNAADGTKVSQAAKVELAETDRQALRLLTEFDSQRNEMFFAKKVMLVEGATEKVALPLAFKALGVDINKENLSVIECGGKTKIPLFARVAKALDIPFVILADHDVREIKSDWSEGRKKEQTEKNLKHERWNSDLVAAAAYEKRVFFLRPTFEDVMGLSGDDSQKVDQAFEKFTTITGATLPAALRDPIQALLGTQIAQKAEEKASVA; via the coding sequence GTGAAGATCGCTCGAATCCACATCGAGAACTTCCGCTCGATCAAGTCCCTCGACTTCGACCCCGGGTCCTACTGCGTCCTGATTGGCGAGAACAACTGCGGGAAGTCGAACATTCTGCGGGCGCTCAACCTTGCTCTCGGCGAGACTTGGCCGAGCGAGCGGAGTTTCACTGAGGAGGACTTCCACGGCCAAGACACGGTCAACGACATCGTCATCCAGGTGTACTTCGACACGGTCGTTGAGGAGTGGCGCAACAACTTCAAGATGGAGATTAGGGGCATCGAGCTTCGATGCAAGGCCTACAAGCGAGCCGTGAAGGGCAAGCCCGCTGGCTCGCTCAAAGTCGACTATGTTTGCATCGGCGCCGACGGCAAGGTGGTCTCGTGCCCGGCAGAACCGCTGCAGAAGGGACAACAGTTCAAGGGTCAGTGGTTGCCTCAGAGGGTGAGTGGCGACCTCCGAGAGTCCATTCCCTTCATCTACGTCGATGTCCTTCGGGAGTATGACCGGCAGAACCCCAGCAGCCGATGGTCAGTGCTGCGCAGGCTGTTCAACGAGGTCAACGCGGAGTTCAACAGCGACAAGACCGCCGTCAAAGTGCGGCAGCCTGACGGCTCAGAGGTCAAGATGACTCGCCGCGAGGCGTTCGAGCAGACTGTCCAAGGGGCGTACAAGTACCTCCGCACGGAGCGCTTCGAGGAGATTGAATCGCGCCTTGCGGCCAACGCCATGGAGCAGATGGGCCTTGCCGAAGGCGACAACAAGGTCGGCCTCCGATTCGGGAGCCACGATTCGACCAACGCCTTCAAGTCTCTTGATCTGTACGTGGACCAGCTGGGCATCAGCAGCCCGGCCGGTGAAGTCGGTGCCGGTCTGCAAAGCGCCATCGTCGTGGCCATCTTCCGCACCTACGAGGAGCTGAAGAAGACGGGCGCCATCATCGCGATCGAGGAGCCCGAGGTATTCCTCCACCCGCAGAAGGCCCGGTACTTTGCCGGCGTCTTGCGCACGCTCACCGAGAAGGGCAATCAGGTCTTCCTCACGACCCATTCGCCCGTTTTCGTCCAGATTCACACGCCCGAGTCTGTCGCGCTCGTTCGACGGAACGCCGCTGACGGGACAAAGGTCTCTCAGGCCGCCAAGGTCGAGCTCGCGGAGACCGACCGGCAGGCTCTGCGATTGCTCACCGAGTTCGACTCTCAGCGGAACGAGATGTTCTTCGCCAAGAAGGTCATGCTGGTCGAGGGAGCGACGGAGAAAGTCGCACTTCCGCTGGCCTTCAAGGCTCTTGGAGTGGACATCAACAAAGAGAATCTCTCGGTCATCGAGTGTGGCGGGAAGACGAAGATCCCGCTGTTCGCCCGTGTGGCGAAAGCGCTGGATATTCCCTTCGTGATTCTGGCCGACCACGACGTGCGGGAGATCAAGTCCGATTGGTCAGAGGGTCGCAAGAAGGAGCAGACGGAGAAGAACTTGAAGCACGAACGCTGGAACAGCGACCTTGTGGCCGCGGCCGCCTACGAGAAGCGTGTGTTCTTCCTGCGCCCAACATTTGAAGACGTGATGGGCCTATCTGGCGACGACAGTCAGAAGGTGGACCAGGCGTTCGAGAAGTTCACGACCATTACCGGAGCCACGCTTCCCGCCGCTCTCCGGGATCCGATCCAAGCGCTACTCGGCACGCAGATTGCACAGAAGGCTGAAGAGAAAGCGAGTGTCGCTTAG